Genomic DNA from Panulirus ornatus isolate Po-2019 chromosome 50, ASM3632096v1, whole genome shotgun sequence:
gatgctctgtggaaggtattaagaatatatggtgtgggaggaaatttgttagaagcagtgaaaagtttttatcgaggatgtaaggcatgtgtacgtgtaggaagagaggaaagtgattggttctcagtgaatgtaggtttgcggcaggggtgtgtgatgtctccatggttgtttaatttgtttatggatggggttgttagggaggtaaatgcaagagttttggaaagaggggcaagtatgaagtctgttggggatgagagagcttgggaagtgagtcagttgttgttcgctgatgatacagcgctggtggctgattcatgtgagaaactgcagaagctggtgactgagtttggtaaagtgtgtggaagaagaaagttaagagtaaatgtgaataagagcaaggttattaggtacagtagggttgagggtcaagtaaattgggaggtgagtttgaatggagaaaaactggaggaagtgaagtgttttagatatctgggagtggatctggcagcggatggaaccatggaagcggaagtggatcatagggtgggggagggggcgaaaattctgggggccttgaagaatgtgtggaagtcgagaacattatctcggaaagcaaaaatgggtatgtttgaaggaatagtggttccaacaatgttgtatggttgtgaggcgtgggctatggatagagttgtgcgcaggaggatggatgtgctggaaatgagatgtttgaggacaatgtgtggtgtgaggtggtttgatcaagtgagtaacgtaagggtaagagagatgtgtggaaataaaaagagcgtggttgagagagcagaagagggtgttttgaagtggtttgggcacatggagagaatgagtgaggaaagattgaccaagaggatatatgtgtcggaggtggagggaacgaagagaagagggagaccaaattggaggtggaaagatggagtgaaaaagattttgtgtgatcggggcctgaacatgcaggagggtgaaaggagggcaaggaatagagtgaattggagcgatgtggtataccggggttgacgtgttgtcaatggattgaatcaaggcatgtgaagcgtctggggtaaaccatggaaagctgtgtaggcatgtatatttgcgtgtgtggacgtatgtatatacatgtgtatgggggtgggttgggccatttctttcgtctgtttccttgcgctacctcgcaaacgcgggagacagcgacaaagtataatataatatatatatatatatatatatatatatatatatatatatatatattttatttcatccctggggataggggagaaagaatacttcccacgtattccctgcgtgtcgtagagggcgactaaaagggaagggagcggggggctagaaatcctcccctctcgttttttttttttattttccagaaggaacagagaagggggccaggtgaggatatttcctcaaaggcccggtcctctgttcttaacgctacctcgctaacgcaggaaatggcgaatagtatgaaagaaaaagatgtatatatatatatatatatatggtggcatATGGAGGACGTTATAGTCGAGGTAGTATACTAagatgcgaagtgagagagtcgagGAAGGTCTTTTGGTGAGGAGAGGAAATGCTGAAAGCCTCGCGTATGATGAAATGTGGggaggcggctggagtggatggcactgcAATCTAGATCattatgaaagggggtgactgtgatgttgatcagttggtaagaattttcaatgtatgtgtggatcatggtgagatgcctgaggatgggcggaacctaagtacagtgccattgtataaaggcaatgggagAAAGGCGAgtggtcaaactacagaggtataagtctgttgagcatacctggtaaattatatgggagggtattgattgagagggtgaatgtatgtacagagcatcagattggggaggagcagtgtggtttcagaagtggaggaggatgtgtgtagtggatcaggtgtttgcttacaagaatgtgcgtgagaagtacttagagaaacggATAGATTTGTAAGCGGCATTTATGATAAGGCCGACAGAGATGCCTTGAgagaggtcttaagaatatatgttgtaggatgaaagttgctagaggcagcgagaagtttttatcaagggtgtaaggcatgtgcacgagtaggaagaaaggaaagtgaatggttcccaatgAAGTTCGGTCaacggcaggggagtgtgatgtccccgtagttgtttaatttgtttatggatggggtggttatggaagtgaatgcaagagttttagagggaggggcgagtatgcaatctgagGGATGAGAGAGCCAAGGAAGTAAGCCAGTTATTGTTAGCTGATGGTACATCACTGGTGGTGTACCATCAAATGATAAACtcaaaaagctggtgactgagtcgcgaagagtgtgagaaaggagaaagttgggaataattgtgaataaaagcaaggttatcaggctcagtagggttgaaggatagttggggcgtgagtttgaatggaagaagtgaagtgttttctgtacatggcagcgaatggaaccatggaagcggaagtgagtcacagggtgggtgagggggtgaaggttttaggagcacTGTAGAATGTGTAAAAATAGAGAacgctatctgggagggcaaaaatagttgtttgaaggaatagtatccCCAACAATATCCtacggatgcgaggcatgggctagagataagGCTgcgtggagaagggtggatgtgttggaaatgatatgtttgaggacaatacgtggtgtgaggtggtttgatcgagtaagtaatgaaagggtaagagagatgtgggtaataaaatgaactgaagagggtgtgctaaaatacTAAGGACATGTAGAAAGAATGAATGATTAAAGgttaaaaaagaggatatatgtgtcagaattggatgGAACAAGGATAactgtgagaccaaattggaggatggagcgaaaatgattttgagcgatcggggccaaaacatgcaggagggtgaaaggcgcacaagagatggggtgaactggaaggatgcggtatactggggtcgacgtgctgaaccatggtatgtgaaaCTTCTgagtaaatcatgaaaaggtctgtgggtgcCTGGttatgaatagggagctgtggtttcagtgcattacacatgacagctggagaatggatgtgaccttTTATCCgtctattcctgtcgctacctcgctaacgcgggaaacgaagatcaagtattaatatatacatatatcttactTTGTCATCAACTGGGTTTCCCACTTAGTTTAGGCGTTCGCTGTGGGTCAGCTGGACGACCCACACCGTCAGGATGATCCATAAGTTAATGGTCACGACTGAAAACCCTACATCATCTTCCTCCACATCCTACGGAATACACACTCCCACGCTGGCCAAGACCCAGTTGCAAATGACTGCTGGCAATACAACAGATACAAGATACAATACAATGGATACAATACGACGATACACAGATAACCCAACTCCATTCGGGACTTTCTCAATAATAGTTTAATATACACTCACGTCAGTTGTGGAGCACGGCGTGATCACccattacataaacacacacgtatTTCGGCGCGTGACCATGAGATGATATTAATGACATTTCCTTTTATCTTCCCCTTCATCTGGTGGCCAGCCAGGGGAGGAGGCGATCTTGACCTACATTTCCCACGCACCGTGGAAACACTGAAACAATCCGTGGGAGTCTCTTACAACCATTCGTTATTATACTTGATGGGAAGTGGAAGTCTGTGTGGatgttgttttattttttcttatatcaaGCATCGTGACCGAGGACAAAACTCCACGTCCGGTAACATAAGACAGACGACGTATGAGACAGTTGGTCTCCGACGATCCTCCGGCCACAACAAAGCCAGACACACGAAGTGAGATGAGTAcagaggggtgtgtgggagggggagcgTTTGCCATAAATCGTGACCCCATCACGACCCTCTCATTGATCGCCTGGTCATCAGGACTGATTTACATCCGTTTGCCGTCGAGGTAACTCAtggtggctcctctctctctctctctctctctctctctctctctctctctctctctctctctctctctctctctctctctctctccccatctgttcgtagctgacctgacctgatgacaATGAGATCAAGGTTGATTCAATTCATGCGTACAATCACGCCAGCCATCTAGCCATCCAtctatccagccagccagccagccacctccctccTGGCTGCCATCTTATACGCCGACGCACTGAATATTCCATTGCTGCACTTTCGGCGTACAAGCTACTTTCTCTCGTGTGAAGGGAgacggcaaaaaaaaataaaaaagtagacGAGAATAATCTAAATATTGTGTACGTTCAGCGGAGGTAGCGGAGGTGTAGGCATGTGGCAGCATATCAAgttggtgggggaaggaggcgtGTCGGGGAGACCCAGGGAGGCAAGAGGGCGTTCCCGGCGCTGCtacactttcccctccctcacccataacTGGGGTGCAACGCTGCCAACGTCTCCGGCTGACCCTACCCGCCACTGGGTAAACAACTCTACGGCCCACACCTACTCCCGTACGCTACTGGCATCCACCATAGGTCGTAGAAGAAgcgggtggtggttgtgagggcctCCCTGACCCAGGGATGTACAGGAGTCAGgtcttgagggggagggagggggagggggtatactctactccccccctccctgcctTTCTTTGGTAGTCGcctccccccactccactccattCCCCCCCACAGAGCCCCATGGGGCGGAGCCAAACCCTCCCGTTTCCGGCCAGACGATAGAGACATATCCGGCACCCACCGACTGGCCATGCGGGGGAAGACGGGCCTCGGCTGAGGAGTGGCTGGTTCTTGTGAGAAGAAAAGGAGCAGAGCCGCCGGAGGCCAGgtgacacaccacacccccacctccctccctccctccgcccacacAGAACCtaccccctccaaccccaccttCAGCCATCATATAAAGCCTGGCCCTCGTGCCCCGACCATCAGTTCACCTCACACCTgctcccaacacacaaccatgaaGGTAGTTGGCGTCTCCAGGACCACCCTCATACCCTGACAAGACTCTTGACTCTCTACGCCGAGCGTAGCATCTGACTCGTGGACGACACAGCACAGCAGAACACCCACCCTACGCGCTTTATACGCTACGTTACACGACAAAGTCAATACGCCTCCTGGATGTACATAGCAAAGTGCTGTGCCGGACTGTACTCACACAAACCAAGTTAGACACTAAAATACTACGAGCTACTGGTAATCATGACTCAGGTGGCTGGCTGTATGCTGGACATGTTAAAGTTTCATCATGAAATTCATTTTTTGCTTCGACTCGATGgggaagtctttcttttttttttttttttttggttctgtgTTCCGGTTATGAAGATGGTTAAGGCGCGAGGGAACGACAGTGAACGGTAGACGAGGCGACGCCTGACGACCAATAGAACCTGTTGGCTCATCCTGCGGTGAGAGATCACGTGACGGTGATGACGGGAGATATCGGCACACTGTGgcctgagacacagtgtagccTGAGACAGCAACTCCCTTAATGCGACATCGCAAAAAATTtttgacctccctcccctcctcaccgttcctttctctccccccatcaTCAGGTAGTGGCTCTTGTGCTCTCGGTGGTGGCGTTGGCCCGGGCGGGTCCCCAGGGAGGCTACAACTACGAGCCCCAGTACCCCGACGCCCCAGCCCAGTACAACTTCCAGTGGGACGTCAACGACGAGTACACAGGCAACTACTACGGCCACCAGGAGCAGCGGGACGGACCTAACACCCAGGGCAGGTGAGTTGTGACACTCACCTCACCAGAGgagactcaacacacacacacacactacctcccctctcGTCTCCAAAATTGCTATGCCTCTAACTCCAATACCCTCAGTTCTACAACCAAATACAGAGGAGAGAACAAATGCTTCCCatctcatatcacacacacacacacacacacacacacacagtggacaaACACTTCCTCACCAGCAGAGGTCAGCTTGATCACCATGTTGATGACTTCTAAGTTGAACTGGGAAAAGAGCGACTTAGAAACCCAGATTCACCCCGTCCATCCTCACGCACaaatcaacacagcacacaaagGTATATCTACTCTGTGGTGTCCTGATGTCTCCCACTATCACACAaacacagcctcgaaaggacccaatggacTATTGCTTTTTGCATTTCTTTGTATACCCAGTACGATGgagacacgctctctctctctctctctctctctctctctctctctctctctctctctctctctctctctctctctctctctctctctctttctccgttTCTCTTGAtctatctcccccccctccccacccgttCCCTTCAGCCATACCACAACAGATCTCTCCTCTTATCAACGGCAAATCTTACTCGGTCGTCCCCAGTCTCATCAAGCTACCTCACATCGTCCCTCTTCTCATAACCTCCTCACATCGTATGTGCTTCCCCACATCTCACTTCTGGATCctacccactcccacacctcttgctGTACCACGCATATTACTCGCCTTTGCTGATCTCCTATTCCACCTCTTCGCACatggaaggggaggaaaagatGTATTCACATCTGTAAATATGAGTCGGACGACCATTCTGCCATGAGGGAATGCTGAACTCTTTGGCAATTAACTTCTTTCTCTTCACCAAGCCGGTTCTTCATGTCTGCATGACTCTACCCTCTCAGGCTTTGCCTTCCCCCTCCCAACCATACTGGTCATCATCAGTCCCCTCCACTGAGACACCTGTAGTTGCTCTGTGTTTCACAAGGCCTCACGGCTTCTGGTTCTCACACGACGACCCTAGTCCTAAGAACTCGCAATTACCTCagtcgtcctcctccacctccttcttctcctcttcataCATCCCACTCGCACTGATCTCTATCCTCCCTCTCTTACAAAGATATTGCTTCGCTTTTACCTTTCTCATCCTACACTCGCCACTAAAGCGATTTGCCTGTATCTATACCAGATAAAATTTAGGTCCTAAGGTATATGTCTTTTTCAGGGTAGATATTACACACACATTTGTTTTTTAAAGATATCAcacacatttttatttatttattttaaagATTTCTTAGTTTTCTGATGGTGGTTCACATAGAAACAGGAGAACCATTTACGGTCACCTCCAGTTATCATAGATAAGTCTTCACCAAGTTTCGTATGATGAACATCACGAATGACGAAAACTGTAGAGGAAAAAGATGACGTTCTAAATCCCTTGTGTAATAGAGTAACGAAATAGATGTAgaatatcacccccccccccccccgcgattTTGTGTGTGCCATAATTCTAGTATGATGTTGCGAttctcatgaaaaaaaatgtatgttgtTAGACGAATTCCCCTTAGTACTTGATGGTCACCAAGTCAAAATCCCTGCGACTCGTACAAACaaacttcaacaacaacaacaaaaaaaacctatcgttcttttaggatatactgctgttgttgtatttttttttttttcaaggatacGGTAGCCTCACACGCCATCGTTGCTCGTATAAGACGCCGTACCAAACACACGCACGCGCCCCATTCCACCACTCTACCCCTTCTGGGTACTCTTGGATGGTGCTGCTGGCTGGTTTATCATGGCATTAGGTCTATCAACAGCCAGGGGTCACTGAGGTGTCCGTCAAGGTCAATTTATAACCACCATCCACAACGCCCTGttatgagagggtactgattcCAGGACCAACTATCGATATACGTTGTGTCAGGTTTTGGGAGGCGGGAGGCGCTTTCTCACCGGGAGAAAGCGCCTCTGAAAAGGTGAGCAAAATGTTCACATACGGCATCACCGTTCTGTGCAGATGATGGTGTATATCCTGTCCGTCATCCGCTCTTTCGAAAGTAAATGAGGTTTTGCTTAGGGTGATCCGTACCTGAAGATTAAAGATAACTTTCAAATGATAGGCTAATGTGTACCTGAAGATTAAAGATAACTTTCAAATGATAAGGTGATCTGTACCTGAAGATTAAAGATAACTTTCAAATGATAAGGTGATCTGTACCTGAAGATTAGAGATAACTTTCAAATGATTGGGTAACCTGTACCTGAAGATTAAAGATAACTTTCAAATGATAGGGTAATCCGTACCTAAAAGTTAAAGTAACTTTCAAATAATTTACTGATCGATTTCCATACTAACTTACTGATCAATTTCCATACTAGTCTGTGATCATGTTATTATTACATATTCTTCCTTCATACCCTGAATTAAACAGTCATACACTTTGTGATACATCGCGGCAATAATCTGCTTTTAATCGCTAGTCCTGCATGACTCGCACTGACAGTCATGTACATTTCTTTCTGTACACCTCATTATCTCCATGACTGCGAGAAAGAAAACATCTCCGTTTTTATTTGTAAAGccatcaatactctctctctctctctctctctctctctctctctctctctctctctctcccgaccaggAGGAGCATCATCAtctagttctctttttttttttctctctctcaacaccagcGAGTGGTGTACTCCTCACTTTCTCCCTGGGTCAGTCACCCATAGCACGACCAGAGTACCAATCTCCCAAAACCCAGTCGACCCCACACACTcgctaatcatcatcatcataatccaaACCCTCAAGTGGAGGAGGACTTCCAGGTTGCTTCCCTTCATAGACGTTTTCCCCTTCCGTTCTGCAGTTACTACGTCCAGCTGCCGGACAGTCGCCTCATGCGGGTCGAATACTACGTGGACGAGTATGGCTTCCACCCCACCGTCACCTTCGAGGGTCAGGCCCAGTACCCCAGCGCCCCCACGTACTCCCAGCCCGCCCCAGCACCGCAGCCCTCGTACCAGCAGCCAGTTCAGATTCCCTCACAGGTCTACACTCAACCAGGAAAATAAGCACTTTTCTTAGCTGTTCCTAATTTCATAATTCCTCCACTGAAACTCTTGCTTTACCATCATGtatccgtctatatatatattaggaatagTTGTATAattaccgtcctccagcagacaacttcgtcatagaccatcaggtcttgtgttacctgtccttcccatgtactgtcctccagcagataacctcgtcatagaccatcaggtcttgtgttacctgtccttcccatgtactgtcctccagcagataacctcgtcacagaccatcaggtcttgtgttacctgtccttcccatgtactgtcctccagcagataacctcgtcacagaccatcaggtctttcatCATTCGTTCTTCCATATCATACATCAAAACTCTCCTACGTCTAAGGAGGACTGACTGTAAGTACAGAAGGATGCGTGGCCATCACGGGGACGTCCACACCTCCACACGACGTCTCCCGTCATGGCCTCGTCTCAGAGGCGGCTCCCCCCTGTCTTCCGTAGGGGGATTCCTGATCCCCAACTCTCGTATAGGATTAccaatgtctatctatctacccttgATTCTCGTATAGGATTACCAGTGTCTATCTATTTACCCCTAACTCCCGTTTAGGATTACCaatgtctatctatcttatctccaGTATTGACTGTTGTTATTTCTGATCCCAAAGTAGTACACGCACACGCGtgcgtgtatacatatgtatacctatatatatgtgtgtgtttgtatgcctGTAATTCTACTGATGTCATGAGCCACGTACTATAACAAGCACTCtttatagattattttttttttttgtaccgtgTAGAGATATTTTTATACAGATGATTTATgacaaaaaatattaaaaaaagaataaagtttcTACCGATCTGTGGTCTAtcactcaccaccctcctcccgaAAACCATCTGTTGTGTATACGTAGAGACGTGTCTCCTGAGGGCGATTCTCCAGCTGGAGGTTCGaacatgtgtgggaggagggggttacgTGCGCgatcgccccctcctccactgtGACTTTTAGAGAACTTATTGTCTCGCCCCAAAACATCACTACGCTGTTTTCTTCCTCCTGCCGTGGCCAGCCgccgcccagccccgccccgccccaccccgccccagcGTCGCTTTCTCCGGGTCACAGCTGTCAGCGAGCAGAGATATGGCAGTGACCTCAGTCTATCATGACGACCCGGTGTATGACCGACCGACTTGCCCGCGTCTCTCaggggtaaggagagagagagagagagagagagagagagagagagagagagagagagagagagagagagagagagagagagagagagagagagagagagagttttagagtTGCGTACCTCGTCAGGGATACTTGGGAAAGGTGAGGAGGTCGTGgtcctctgtgtgtatatatatatatatatatatatatatatatatatatatatatatatatatatatatatatatatatatatatatatattttttttttttttttttttttttttttttcaaactattcgccatttcccgcgttagcgaggtagcattaagaacagaggactgggcctttgagggaatatcctcacctggcccccttctctgttccttcttttggaaaattaaaaaaaaatgagatgggaggatttccagccccccgctccctccccttttagtcgccttttacgacacacagggaatacgtgggaagtattctttctcccctatccccagggagaaaagttatatgaggaaggaaagataaaaagaaagaaaaaaagtgtaagaactaagaggaagtgattggaaaaagataaaataatgataataataataaataatcacTTTGAAAATGCCCTACACTTGATCTACAAAGACACACATCAAACTTTCTAAGCTGTGGTCATGCTTGGTGGACTttgccagcttcctgagcactatatatatatatatatatatatatatatatatatatatatatatatatatatatatatatatatattcgccatttcccgcgttagcgaggtagcgttaagaacagaggactgagccttagagggaatatcctcacatggcctccttctctgttccttcttttggaaaactgaaagcgagagtggaggatttccagcccccccgctccctccccttttagtcgccgtttacgacacgcagggaatacgtgggaagtattttctacCGAACACAGACTGTAATCCAACCTTTCCTTATTTCATATCACAAGAGAAAATCACAGGAACATTACCCCCATGTTTTTCCTGTGGCCGCGAAGGGGAGGGACCGGTGGAACTAGGAAACTTTTTTACCTCCCTTCCCTCGTGCATcatcactttccaaaaggagagactgaggagCGAGCCGTGCCGGGAAAAAAGGTTTCCACCTAAGGGTCTCTCGTCCGAtgctggcgctgcctcgctttGGAGGGAAACGGCGGacgattataatcattattatcaatattccgataatttctgttatcattattattattattgttattattagtattatatctgttattactattatcattggaTTTAATATTATTcctgttaatattatcattattatcattatatttatcatcattatatacataacaGTTGCACAGTGAagacatgtaaggaaagaaatagacatcGTATACATCCGTGTTTGATCTGccatcgttcacacacacacacacacacacacacacacacacacacacacacaaacacacacacaacacacacacacacacacacacacacacacgaacacaaaatcCGCGTGACGTATTAATACGATTCACATGCAGACGATCGTGCAAACAATCATCTCACATGTTCGCTGTGTCGAGCggccactatctctctctctttcttaaatCCCTGGGGAGAAGAACACTGACATAAATGAACcagtaaagtagaaaaaaaaacatcgtgAATAAAATTCTCCCCTTTAGAACACCGTTTTCGTTCGTTCGATGGAGAACTTCATGGGTGTCTCGCAAATAAAGTCCAAACTCGTAAGAAGATTAATTATCTACATCTACTGTTAACTAATGTTCGAAATGATATGACACTGAAGATCATGTCGTCCAACATTGTATGACAAGAAGATTATGTCGTCCAACATTGTATGACATGAAGATTATGTCGTCCAACATTGTATGACATGAAAATTATGTCATACAATTTTGGACATATGTTGAACGCTAGGTAAACTCTGAAGTTCTGTCTTTGCGTCTCCGGTCCCGTTCAGCATCACGTTCAtcagcgcgcgcacacacgcccAGACCAGGAATTCCAAAGGGATTCCTTGCTGACCCGGTACTTGTAACGGGGTTTCTCGTAACAGCGTAATTTGTAACGGTGTCATTCTACCTATATAACACAATTCATGAAGAGTCTTTCCCGTTTAAGAGCGTTCTTATATCAAGGTTTACAATACATCGAGGGGTGTGCAAAACTCCTAGATCTtgaccccagcctctctctctctctctctctctctctctctctctctctctctctctctctctctctctctctatctatctatctatctatctatctatctatttggtGTAACTGACACACTCTCTTGAAGCTGGCGTCTATCGGTAACACGTACCAAGGCGGTACAAAATGGTGGTAAACATTCGTTCTATGATGAaggggacaatttttttttcttttttttatagacCCCATTTTTCCGTAGAGATGCCCTAGTTAGGGTAGTATACAGACGGGGTATCGCTTTGACGTGTTCCTGGCCAAATGGGACACAGGTAGAGGACGACCCACCAACGGTAGACAGGTGAAGTACGACCCACCAAATGGTAAACAGGTGAAGTACGACCCATCAAATGATAGACAAGTGGAGTAAAACCCACCAAATGGTAGAAAGGTGGAGTACGACCCATCAAATAGTAAATGGGTGGAGTACGACCCACCAAATAGTAGACGGGTGGAGTACGACCCACCAAATAGTAGACGGGTGGAGTACGACCCACCAAATAGTAGACGGGTGGAGTACAACCCACCAAACAGTAGACCTGTGGAGTACGACCCAACGTGGTTCCTGACGACCAACCCATATCCGTCAGGACTAGGTGGAGTGTATCATCAACGTACAATTGTGTAAGAAGAGTGTATTTCTGTGTAGAGTTGTGTAAACAGAGCATACTTTACTGTAGAGTTGTGTAAACAGAGTAAATATCAGCACAGAGGTGTGTAAACAGAGTATATGTCGGCGTAGAGATGTGTAAACAGAGTATATATCAGCGTAGAGGGGGTAGGGTTGTGTCAACAGAGTACGATGCAGTACTGAGCTGAGTAACCCATGGTTCACAAACGATGCTTCTCCCTTTGAAGAATATCAAAGGACACGCTCTTCCCCACCTCCAAATCCTCGAGATTTTCACCCACCATGAACCGCCTACCTGATATCTTCCTCTATCACAAGACCCCGGTGGTCTCGTCTACCTGATATCTTCCTCTATCACAAGACCCCGGTGGTCTCGTCTACCTGATATCTTTCGCTATCACAAGACCCCGGTGGTCTCGTCTACCTGAtatcttccgctatcacaaaGACCCCAGTGGTCTCGTCTACCTGAtatcttccgctatcacaaaGACCCCGCACCAGGTGAGGGTAAACAACAAAACCAGgagggaaaaaacaaacaaaaaaaatcttacgaGATGACTGTGTGTTTGTTAGGTGTGAACTCGTGGTATACATGATGAAT
This window encodes:
- the LOC139764613 gene encoding pro-resilin-like, with product MKVVALVLSVVALARAGPQGGYNYEPQYPDAPAQYNFQWDVNDEYTGNYYGHQEQRDGPNTQGSYYVQLPDSRLMRVEYYVDEYGFHPTVTFEGQAQYPSAPTYSQPAPAPQPSYQQPVQIPSQVYTQPGK